One genomic region from Mustela nigripes isolate SB6536 unplaced genomic scaffold, MUSNIG.SB6536 HiC_scaffold_2304, whole genome shotgun sequence encodes:
- the LOC132008943 gene encoding protocadherin alpha-12-like — MVFSWRGGPGAPRLLLSLLLLAAGEPGSCQVHYSVPEEAKHGTFVGRIAQDLGLELAELVPRLFRVASKGRRDLLEVNLQNGILFVNSRIDREELCGRSAECSIHLEVIVDRPLQVFHVEVEVKDINDNPPVFREEEQKVLISESAPLDSHFPLEGASDADIGVNSLLTYRLGLNEYFTLKIITKNDKSILPELVLRKSLDREETPELNILLTSQDGGKPELTGSVQIKISILDVNDNAPEFDKPGYKVVLFENVPNGTRVIHLNASDPDEGVNREIFYGIRLILPVSEKCMFSINPETGEIRIYGKLDFEENNEYEIQVNAIDKGIPSMSGHCTVLVEVLDLNDNTPEVMITSLSLPVLEDAQVGTVIALISVSDCDSGANGQVTCSLTPHVPFKLVSTFKNYYSLVL, encoded by the coding sequence ATGGTGTTTTCCTGGAGAGGAGGCCCAGGAGCCCCGCGATTGCTGCTGTCGCTTCTGCTCCTTGCAGCGGGGGAACCCGGGAGCTGCCAGGTCCACTACTCGGTCCCAGAAGAGGCCAAACACGGCACCTTCGTGGGCCGCATCGCGCAAGACCTAGGGCTGGAGCTGGCAGAGCTGGTCCCACGCCTGTTCCGGGTGGCGTCCAAAGGACGCCGGGACCTTCTGGAAGTAAATCTGCAGAATGGCATTTTGTTTGTGAATTCTCGGATCGACCGGGAGGAGCTGTGCGGGCGGAGCGCGGAGTGTAGCATTCACCTGGAGGTGATCGTGGACAGGCCGCTGCAGGTTTTCCATGTGGAGGTGGAGGTGAAGGACATTAACGATAACCCACCAGTGTTCAGAGAAGAAGAGCAAAAGGTACTGATTTCTGAATCTGCCCCGTTAGATTCTCATTTTCCTCTAGAGGGCGCTTCGGATGCGGATATCGGTGTAAACTCTCTTCTGACCTATAGGTTAGGTCTAAATGAGtattttactcttaaaataaTAACGAAAAACGACAAAAGTATATTGCCTGAACTAGTTCTACGGAAGTCTTTGGATAGAGAGGAAACTCCAGAACTTAATATATTGCTGACCTCCCAGGATGGAGGTAAGCCCGAGCTAACAGGATCTGTTCAgattaaaataagcattttggaTGTGAATGATAACGCTCCAGAGTTTGATAAGCCTGGCTATAAAGTAGTGCTGTTTGAAAATGTCCCAAACGGCACGAGAGTGATTCACCTCAACGCTTCTGATCCAGACGAAGGGGTGAATAGAGAAATTTTCTATGGAATCAGACTGATTTTGCCAGTGAGTGAGAAATGCATGTTTTCAATAAATCCAGAAACAGGTGAAATCAGAATTTACGGGAAATTGGATTTCGAAGAGAATAATGAGTATGAAATTCAAGTTAACGCCATTGATAAAGGAATTCCTTCCATGTCAGGTCATTGTACAGTCCTAGTGGAAGTTCTGGATCTGAATGACAATACCCCTGAGGTAATGATAACTTCGCTGTCGCTCCCGGTGCTAGAGGATGCTCAGGTGGGCACCGTCATCGCCCTGATCAGCGTGTCTGACTGTGACTCTGGCGCCAACGGCCAAGTGACCTGCTCACTAACACCCCATGTCCCCTTCAAGCTGGTGTCCACCTTCAAGAACTACTATTCGCTGGTGCTG